In Candidatus Cohnella colombiensis, one DNA window encodes the following:
- a CDS encoding effector binding domain-containing protein, whose translation MNSRGGSKMEWLERMNRAIDYIEENLTGDIELSEVASMACCSSHQFQRMFSFITDVTLAEYIRRRRLTLAALELQHRGVAKVIDVALKYGYDSPVSFARAFHALHGITPAMARQDGIALKAYPRLSFLITIRGADAMNYRIETKESFEVFGIEGIFHTDGGEEAPQTPAKLWEQSHANGDVKQLEARAGVLPSFVSQDLYPVNAVCSYRKTGPDTFPYMLCAFKEENSNTDGYTTVTIPAYTWVIFPSEPHHWEQFGDTIETLYRRFYTEWLPTAGYEQVDGVEFEMNGTKNGLNYIELWFAVRKM comes from the coding sequence TTGAACTCGAGAGGAGGGAGTAAGATGGAGTGGTTGGAGCGGATGAACAGGGCGATAGACTACATTGAGGAGAACCTAACCGGGGACATTGAGCTTAGCGAGGTGGCCAGCATGGCCTGCTGTTCGTCGCACCAATTCCAGCGAATGTTCTCATTCATTACGGATGTGACGCTGGCGGAGTATATTCGGCGGAGACGGCTGACGCTTGCTGCGCTGGAACTACAGCATCGCGGAGTGGCGAAAGTAATCGATGTCGCGCTTAAATACGGTTACGACTCTCCAGTTTCGTTCGCGCGGGCGTTCCATGCACTACACGGGATCACCCCGGCTATGGCTCGTCAAGACGGGATTGCACTCAAAGCCTACCCCCGTCTGTCCTTCCTTATCACGATTAGAGGGGCAGATGCGATGAATTATCGAATTGAGACGAAGGAAAGTTTTGAAGTATTCGGTATTGAAGGAATTTTTCACACCGACGGAGGCGAGGAGGCACCTCAAACGCCAGCCAAACTTTGGGAGCAGAGCCATGCGAACGGCGACGTGAAGCAACTTGAAGCACGTGCGGGCGTTTTGCCATCATTCGTGAGCCAGGATCTATACCCTGTGAATGCAGTCTGCAGTTACAGGAAGACCGGACCGGATACGTTTCCTTACATGCTGTGTGCATTCAAGGAAGAAAACAGCAACACGGACGGATACACCACGGTAACGATTCCCGCGTATACGTGGGTGATCTTTCCGTCGGAGCCGCATCACTGGGAGCAGTTCGGAGATACGATCGAAACGCTTTACCGTCGCTTTTACACCGAATGGCTTCCTACGGCTGGCTACGAGCAGGTGGACGGGGTAGAGTTCGAAATGAACGGGACAAAAAACGGCCTCAATTATATCGAACTCTGGTTTGCGGT